A single window of Paenibacillus sp. FSL H8-0537 DNA harbors:
- a CDS encoding response regulator — protein sequence MNWVKVMLVDDEVLAIEHMKNLISWQQLGYEIVCTANKPSQVIRLAREHRPDLIILDIVMPGKDGLALSKELLAEGLALKIVLLTSHKEFEYAKEALKLGVSNYWIKHEMDAETVKRELGGLREDIETDRRLQKNDRGRLLVDWLGGRPLSETQWRTATAGMVEAFDRLHLLVLEPVRIMPLLPGVMPIKPEWPTEWPDMRDSSLLAAIPFLESCFVLIYGDKSIKGESKMRELLEEKAAEARRTIEQLTGHPASMAMAYGLPNRADVPGKLAEALKWLSQAMFHIHSPNHLFRLNELQREDEKPPSHLEWEEGLGKTKERLSDSQYEEAAREVSALFSLALVAKDVSGFTDLCRQLVNLLNRYRATCGLPSLTETWAAGPGTRADWSSLAGIRDWFLQELDTLAQMSAGLPTVSRKVRQALEQMERHYGDPELDADTLARQLGISRDHFRHLFKLETGKTALDRLTEIRMEKAKQLLDEGNLKVYEIADRVGFRNGQYFSQVFRKLTGMTPLEYMEKRR from the coding sequence ATGAACTGGGTTAAAGTGATGCTCGTGGATGATGAAGTACTGGCGATTGAGCATATGAAAAATCTAATTTCGTGGCAGCAGCTCGGTTACGAGATCGTCTGCACGGCGAACAAGCCGTCTCAGGTCATAAGATTGGCGAGAGAGCATCGCCCAGACTTGATTATTCTGGATATCGTCATGCCCGGCAAGGATGGGCTGGCGCTTAGCAAGGAGCTGCTGGCAGAGGGACTGGCGCTGAAAATCGTGCTGCTTACCTCCCATAAGGAATTTGAGTACGCCAAAGAAGCGCTCAAGCTGGGCGTGTCCAACTATTGGATTAAGCATGAGATGGATGCGGAAACGGTCAAGCGAGAGCTCGGCGGCTTAAGGGAGGACATTGAGACCGATAGGCGGCTCCAGAAAAATGATCGCGGCAGACTGCTCGTTGATTGGCTCGGCGGAAGACCTCTGTCGGAAACGCAGTGGAGGACGGCGACAGCGGGCATGGTCGAAGCGTTTGATCGGCTTCATCTGCTGGTGCTCGAGCCTGTTCGTATAATGCCCCTGCTGCCCGGTGTGATGCCGATTAAACCGGAATGGCCGACGGAGTGGCCCGATATGAGAGATTCCAGCCTGCTAGCGGCGATCCCCTTTCTAGAAAGCTGCTTTGTTCTCATTTACGGGGATAAGAGCATCAAGGGCGAGAGCAAGATGCGAGAGCTGCTTGAGGAAAAGGCGGCCGAGGCACGGCGTACGATCGAACAGCTGACGGGCCACCCTGCATCCATGGCGATGGCGTACGGTTTGCCAAATCGGGCGGATGTTCCCGGAAAACTGGCTGAAGCTTTGAAATGGCTGTCACAGGCGATGTTTCATATTCATAGCCCTAATCACCTGTTTCGATTGAACGAGCTTCAGCGTGAAGACGAGAAGCCCCCCTCACATCTGGAGTGGGAAGAAGGCCTCGGGAAGACGAAGGAACGGCTGTCGGATAGCCAATATGAAGAAGCTGCGCGCGAGGTTTCGGCCTTATTTTCGCTAGCATTGGTGGCAAAGGATGTCAGCGGATTCACGGACTTGTGTCGACAGCTGGTCAACCTGCTGAACCGCTATCGCGCAACTTGTGGACTGCCATCTCTAACGGAGACTTGGGCGGCTGGCCCAGGCACGAGAGCAGATTGGTCCTCGCTTGCGGGTATTCGCGATTGGTTTTTGCAAGAGTTGGATACGCTTGCACAAATGTCAGCCGGACTGCCCACAGTATCCCGCAAGGTGCGCCAAGCGCTGGAGCAGATGGAGCGACATTACGGCGATCCCGAGCTCGACGCAGATACGCTTGCAAGGCAGCTCGGCATTTCACGCGACCACTTCCGCCACTTGTTCAAGCTCGAGACAGGCAAGACAGCGCTCGACCGACTTACAGAAATCCGAATGGAGAAGGCCAAGCAGCTGCTGGATGAGGGAAACCTCAAGGTTTATGAAATCGCCGACCGGGTCGGCTTCCGCAATGGGCAGTATTTCAGCCAAGTTTTCCGCAAGCTGACGGGCATGACCCCGCTCGAATATATGGAGAAACGCAGGTGA